The proteins below are encoded in one region of Rhizobium sp. TH2:
- a CDS encoding TRAP transporter large permease, whose protein sequence is MSNIEIGLWSFPVLIFLIFLRIPIAAAMLGTGIIGTWLVTGKWMIIFNQLKAVPWNTNANYSLSIIPLFLLMGQFAARGGLSQALFNAASAFLGHRKGGVAMAAVGACAGFGSICGSSLATAATMAQVALPELRRNGYAGGLATATLAAGGTLGILIPPSVVLVLYAILTEQNIAKLFLAAFVPGIIAALSYLTVIAIYVRLNPGSAGTVARLPWADRVPPLIAVWPVLVIFFLVVGGIYLGWFTPTQAAAVGAVGTGLIAWLRGGLGKGALFQCLKETAVSTGMIFFIVLGATVFNSFLAFSRLPQVGAEWVTAQGFTPMTVMIIILILYIIFGCVMDSLSMIVLTVPIFFPIVTAMDFGLSPEHFAIWFGILVLMVAEIGLITPPVGLNLFIIAAMAKEVPIRETYRAIVWFVGADLLRIVLLTTFPVFSVFLI, encoded by the coding sequence ATGAGCAATATCGAAATCGGCCTTTGGTCCTTTCCAGTCCTCATTTTCCTGATCTTCCTGCGGATCCCGATCGCAGCCGCCATGCTCGGCACCGGCATCATCGGCACCTGGCTGGTGACCGGCAAATGGATGATCATCTTCAACCAGTTGAAGGCGGTGCCCTGGAACACCAACGCGAACTATTCGCTGTCGATCATTCCTCTCTTTCTGCTGATGGGCCAGTTCGCTGCCCGCGGCGGGTTGAGCCAGGCGCTGTTCAACGCAGCTTCGGCCTTCCTGGGCCATCGCAAGGGCGGAGTTGCCATGGCCGCCGTCGGCGCCTGCGCCGGCTTCGGGTCGATCTGTGGCTCCTCGCTCGCCACGGCGGCGACGATGGCGCAGGTGGCGCTGCCTGAGCTCCGCCGTAACGGCTACGCCGGCGGCCTTGCGACGGCGACGCTGGCGGCCGGAGGCACGCTTGGCATACTCATTCCGCCTTCCGTCGTGCTGGTGCTCTATGCGATCCTGACTGAGCAGAACATCGCCAAGCTCTTCCTGGCGGCCTTCGTGCCTGGCATCATCGCGGCGCTTTCCTATCTCACTGTCATTGCCATTTACGTTCGCCTCAATCCCGGTTCTGCCGGTACCGTCGCGCGGCTGCCCTGGGCCGATCGCGTCCCGCCATTGATCGCGGTCTGGCCGGTCCTGGTGATCTTCTTCCTGGTCGTTGGCGGTATTTATCTCGGCTGGTTCACGCCGACCCAGGCCGCGGCCGTCGGCGCCGTCGGCACCGGCCTCATCGCATGGCTGCGCGGAGGGCTCGGCAAGGGTGCGCTGTTCCAATGCCTCAAGGAGACCGCAGTCTCGACCGGCATGATCTTCTTCATCGTGCTCGGCGCTACGGTGTTCAACTCCTTCCTCGCCTTCTCTCGGCTGCCGCAGGTCGGTGCCGAATGGGTCACCGCCCAGGGCTTCACGCCGATGACAGTGATGATCATCATCCTGATCCTCTACATCATCTTCGGCTGCGTCATGGATTCGCTGTCCATGATCGTCCTCACCGTGCCGATCTTTTTTCCGATCGTCACTGCAATGGATTTCGGTCTCTCGCCCGAACATTTCGCGATCTGGTTCGGCATCCTGGTGCTGATGGTCGCCGAGATCGGGTTGATCACACCGCCTGTGGGGCTTAACCTCTTCATCATCGCCGCCATGGCGAAGGAAGTGCCGATCCGCGAGACCTATCGCGCCATCGTCTGGTTCGTCGGCGCGGATCTGCTGCGCATCGTGCTGTTGACGACCTTCCCTGTTTTCAGCGTGTTCTTGATCTGA
- a CDS encoding TRAP transporter small permease, whose amino-acid sequence MQNTASSGTAGRTIYRLAEWVAIVGGLCLAAASVLTGISIAGSLTYKPLPGEIEVVEILCGLAVFAFLPYCQLHKGHVGVDLFIGMLGHKAINWTQLVGDIIITVLFALLTWRHWIGTLDKFRNGEFTPILFIPIWWGFAAAMVLLVINLVVSAWTVYADIHDIRRGIDVELPLGGHG is encoded by the coding sequence ATGCAAAACACTGCTTCCTCCGGCACTGCCGGACGGACCATATACAGGCTTGCCGAATGGGTCGCCATCGTCGGAGGCCTCTGCCTCGCGGCGGCCTCTGTGCTCACGGGCATCTCCATCGCCGGCAGCCTGACCTACAAACCGCTGCCGGGCGAGATCGAGGTGGTCGAGATCCTGTGCGGCCTGGCGGTTTTCGCCTTCCTGCCCTACTGCCAGCTTCATAAGGGCCATGTCGGTGTCGATCTTTTCATCGGCATGCTGGGGCACAAGGCAATCAACTGGACCCAACTGGTCGGCGACATCATTATCACCGTGCTCTTCGCTCTTCTGACATGGCGGCACTGGATCGGCACGCTCGACAAATTCCGCAATGGCGAGTTCACGCCGATCCTCTTCATTCCAATCTGGTGGGGTTTTGCCGCGGCCATGGTCCTGCTCGTCATCAATCTCGTGGTCAGCGCGTGGACGGTCTATGCCGACATCCACGATATCAGGCGTGGTATCGACGTCGAATTGCCGCTCGGGGGCCACGGATGA
- a CDS encoding TRAP transporter substrate-binding protein gives MLRRCVLAGFSVASLLLAGSAALAADVTLKLHQMLPPQATIPSKVLVPWAEQVKKDSGGRIEVELYPAMQLGGKPADLVDQASDGVVDIVWTVIGYTPGRFPKTEAFELPFMITTAEKSSQAFYEYYEKHLKDEFADYHVLAVHTHGPGLIHTIGSKPVNSVEDMNGLKLRGTSKVVNALLEAMGASPVGMPVTAVPEALSKSVIDGSVVPWEVTPAIKIAELAPNHTGFSGDKGLYTATFLFAMNKEAYEALPEDLKQVIDKNSGMELAKKFGIAMDQGDIRGKKIAEDAGNKIIILDEAETEKWKTLSETVTTAWIEDMNSKGLDGTTLFNDAIALIDKYNQ, from the coding sequence ATGTTGAGAAGATGCGTTCTTGCGGGTTTTTCGGTAGCCTCGCTACTGCTGGCCGGCAGCGCCGCCCTGGCGGCCGACGTGACGCTAAAACTGCATCAGATGCTGCCGCCGCAGGCGACGATTCCGTCGAAAGTGCTGGTGCCCTGGGCCGAACAGGTCAAGAAGGATTCAGGCGGCCGCATCGAGGTCGAGCTCTACCCGGCCATGCAATTGGGCGGGAAGCCCGCCGACCTCGTCGATCAGGCGAGCGATGGCGTCGTCGACATCGTCTGGACTGTTATCGGCTACACGCCGGGCCGCTTTCCGAAGACCGAGGCCTTCGAGCTTCCCTTCATGATCACCACTGCGGAAAAGAGCTCGCAGGCCTTCTACGAATATTATGAAAAGCATCTCAAGGACGAGTTTGCCGACTACCACGTGCTCGCAGTGCACACCCACGGCCCGGGCCTGATCCACACGATCGGCAGCAAACCGGTCAACAGCGTCGAGGACATGAACGGGCTCAAGCTGCGTGGCACCTCCAAGGTCGTCAACGCGCTCCTCGAAGCGATGGGGGCTTCGCCCGTCGGCATGCCCGTCACGGCCGTGCCTGAGGCGCTGTCCAAGAGCGTCATCGACGGCTCTGTCGTGCCTTGGGAAGTGACGCCCGCCATCAAGATCGCCGAGCTCGCGCCCAATCATACCGGCTTCTCGGGTGACAAAGGTCTCTATACCGCGACCTTTCTGTTTGCGATGAACAAAGAGGCCTATGAAGCGCTTCCCGAAGACCTCAAGCAGGTCATCGACAAGAATTCGGGCATGGAGCTTGCCAAGAAGTTCGGCATCGCGATGGACCAAGGCGACATTCGCGGCAAAAAGATCGCTGAAGATGCCGGCAACAAGATCATCATACTCGACGAGGCCGAAACCGAGAAGTGGAAGACACTATCGGAGACGGTGACGACGGCCTGGATCGAGGACATGAACAGCAAAGGCCTGGATGGAACCACCCTGTTTAACGACGCTATTGCCCTGATCGACAAATACAACCAGTAA
- a CDS encoding class I SAM-dependent methyltransferase: MTLPSYAMNQATFPEMYERWLVAPLFQPWADMTLEEVRLSAGDRVLDIACGTGIVARVARKRLGETGYIVGIDVSSDMLAVARATAPDIDWREGNANALPLHNGEQFAVVACQQGLQFFSDKTVAAAQMRRALAPGGRLAVSTWRPDDEIPFFRALRGVAEHYLGPITDLRYSFGEAASLEALLRDAGFKDVRSRVLSRTMRFADGAPLLRMNTMALVGMSAAGKAMDDQQRKRVVDDIVSESGPVMELYADRSGIAFELSTNLATARA; the protein is encoded by the coding sequence ATGACCCTGCCCAGCTACGCGATGAATCAGGCAACTTTCCCGGAGATGTACGAGCGGTGGCTCGTAGCCCCGCTTTTCCAACCGTGGGCGGACATGACCCTCGAAGAAGTGCGTTTGTCTGCAGGCGATCGTGTCCTCGACATCGCCTGCGGAACGGGAATCGTGGCACGCGTTGCCAGGAAGCGGCTCGGTGAAACCGGCTATATTGTCGGCATCGATGTGAGTTCGGACATGCTTGCGGTTGCGCGTGCAACGGCACCGGACATCGACTGGCGCGAGGGCAATGCCAATGCCCTGCCTCTCCATAATGGGGAGCAGTTCGCCGTCGTCGCCTGCCAGCAGGGTTTGCAGTTCTTTTCCGACAAAACCGTTGCAGCAGCGCAAATGCGGCGGGCGCTGGCGCCAGGCGGCAGATTGGCGGTAAGCACTTGGCGTCCTGACGACGAGATCCCCTTCTTTCGGGCGCTACGCGGCGTCGCGGAGCACTATCTGGGCCCAATCACGGACCTGCGCTACAGTTTTGGAGAGGCGGCATCGCTTGAGGCACTACTCCGGGACGCCGGCTTCAAGGACGTCCGGTCACGGGTGCTGTCGCGTACCATGCGTTTTGCGGACGGCGCGCCCTTGCTTAGAATGAACACGATGGCGCTGGTCGGCATGAGCGCCGCCGGCAAGGCAATGGACGATCAGCAGCGCAAGCGTGTCGTGGACGACATCGTGAGCGAAAGTGGGCCTGTAATGGAACTCTATGCCGATAGATCGGGAATCGCTTTTGAACTCAGTACCAATCTGGCGACAGCCAGAGCCTGA
- a CDS encoding DUF982 domain-containing protein — translation MLELWPLDTGRAFMAAQRACLAALEGRATADKARAAFIKAADEADVHIRSHEDPRKAAMRNPAKSQAWRKANKSALEAVEKSVTKIKAERERFFRKRRNSRNSHGSGLA, via the coding sequence TTGCTTGAGCTTTGGCCCCTAGATACCGGCAGAGCCTTCATGGCCGCTCAGCGAGCCTGTCTGGCGGCCCTGGAGGGTAGAGCTACGGCGGACAAAGCACGTGCGGCCTTTATCAAGGCCGCCGATGAAGCAGACGTCCATATCCGATCGCACGAGGACCCGCGAAAGGCTGCGATGCGCAATCCTGCTAAGTCCCAGGCATGGCGCAAGGCAAACAAGAGCGCGCTTGAAGCCGTCGAGAAATCCGTCACCAAGATCAAAGCCGAGCGGGAACGGTTCTTTCGGAAACGGCGCAACAGCAGGAACAGCCATGGGTCAGGGCTGGCCTGA
- a CDS encoding GFA family protein, protein MTANGSYTGKCFCGAVEIEVSGDPTAMGFCHCSSCRTWSAGPVNAFTLWPPEKVRIVKGADNLLGYQKTATSVRRWCKVCGGHLMTEHPLWSVTDVYAAIIPTLPFEPALHVNYQETVLPMKDGLPKYRDVPTALGGTGELIAE, encoded by the coding sequence ATGACAGCGAATGGCAGCTACACCGGAAAATGCTTCTGCGGGGCAGTTGAGATCGAGGTGAGCGGCGACCCGACTGCCATGGGCTTCTGTCACTGCAGCTCCTGTCGGACGTGGTCGGCGGGACCGGTGAATGCCTTCACGCTTTGGCCACCGGAGAAGGTCCGGATCGTCAAGGGAGCGGACAATCTGCTGGGCTATCAGAAGACTGCGACGAGTGTGCGCAGATGGTGCAAGGTCTGCGGTGGGCATCTTATGACCGAGCATCCGCTCTGGAGTGTCACGGATGTCTATGCAGCAATTATTCCGACACTGCCGTTCGAGCCTGCGCTCCATGTAAATTATCAGGAGACGGTGCTGCCGATGAAGGACGGATTGCCTAAATATCGGGACGTTCCAACGGCCTTGGGCGGCACGGGAGAATTGATCGCGGAGTAA
- a CDS encoding RidA family protein, with protein sequence MSSWLSFPCSLRGSRVGRADQTINALENVTRLLEAVGSHPTHILSATIWLADIATFDEMNAVWDSWVPHGHSPARATVEAKLAGVEYAVEIGIVAALA encoded by the coding sequence ATTTCAAGCTGGCTAAGTTTTCCCTGCTCGCTGCGCGGGTCGCGTGTCGGGAGAGCTGACCAGACCATCAACGCGCTTGAGAACGTGACGCGGTTGCTTGAGGCGGTGGGAAGTCATCCGACCCATATCCTTAGCGCAACGATATGGCTTGCCGATATCGCGACCTTCGATGAGATGAATGCGGTGTGGGACAGCTGGGTGCCTCACGGCCATTCGCCGGCGCGCGCCACTGTTGAGGCGAAGCTGGCGGGCGTGGAATACGCTGTGGAAATCGGGATTGTCGCGGCGCTGGCTTAG
- a CDS encoding ABC transporter permease → MKAATFMPSSPIRALGLPIVILAIFGLFALIQPAMASFANLENLLKQASLLFMLAAAQLLVLIGRGFDLSVGANVSVVSVTSCMVMVALPPEHAGVAVAAGLVVALAIGCVIGAVNGFLIAYLEINPFVVTLGMMSIATGLATTISGGFPVFGVPVAFTYIFNQVHVLALPAPFVLAALLAAILHILLSKTVFGRTLYLIGDNARAAMVAGRNIRLHLFLAYMGCGVIAAMAGLMMTAGTGSGEPSLGASLVLNSIAAAVVGGASLRGGVGSVLAPVFGALLVTIVSVGMNLAQIDGSLQSVIIGLIVILAAFAGSIGNGLRG, encoded by the coding sequence ATGAAGGCGGCGACATTCATGCCCTCGTCCCCGATCCGCGCGCTCGGCTTGCCGATCGTCATCCTGGCGATTTTCGGACTGTTTGCGCTCATCCAGCCGGCAATGGCTTCATTCGCCAATCTTGAAAATCTGCTCAAGCAGGCGTCGCTGCTGTTCATGCTGGCAGCCGCGCAATTGCTCGTGCTGATCGGCCGGGGCTTCGATCTTTCAGTCGGCGCCAATGTGTCCGTCGTCTCGGTGACCTCCTGCATGGTCATGGTTGCGCTTCCGCCGGAGCATGCGGGAGTCGCGGTCGCGGCTGGACTCGTCGTGGCGCTTGCGATCGGCTGCGTGATCGGTGCGGTGAACGGATTTCTGATCGCCTATCTCGAGATCAACCCGTTCGTCGTCACGCTTGGTATGATGAGCATCGCCACTGGGCTGGCGACGACGATTTCAGGCGGGTTTCCCGTCTTCGGCGTCCCAGTGGCCTTCACCTACATTTTCAATCAGGTACATGTGCTCGCCCTGCCCGCGCCGTTCGTTCTGGCCGCTCTGCTTGCAGCGATCCTCCATATTCTGCTCTCAAAAACGGTGTTCGGCCGGACACTTTATCTGATCGGCGACAATGCGCGGGCAGCAATGGTCGCCGGCAGGAATATCAGGCTGCATCTGTTTCTCGCCTATATGGGCTGCGGCGTGATCGCGGCCATGGCCGGGCTCATGATGACGGCCGGAACCGGGTCGGGCGAACCCAGTCTGGGAGCCAGCCTCGTTCTCAACAGCATAGCCGCAGCCGTGGTTGGCGGCGCCTCGCTCCGCGGCGGGGTGGGCTCGGTACTGGCGCCTGTTTTCGGTGCCCTACTTGTGACGATTGTCTCCGTTGGGATGAACCTGGCCCAGATCGACGGATCGCTACAGTCCGTCATCATCGGCCTGATCGTCATCCTTGCCGCTTTTGCGGGATCGATAGGCAACGGATTGCGCGGCTGA
- a CDS encoding ABC transporter permease yields the protein MNTLVQNRTIRSKITRPPALPLLLTATCLLFALIEPKFLRFENVMNILRNTSYLSLVAAGQMLVIVVGGFDISVGAVIALTSVTSTMSMVYFLEFMPDFAIAGLVLGCLSGMLAAGLIGLANGACVAILRAPPFIVTIGTMSIAAGLAQFLSGGTPLYGLPEIFTETIGRGRFHGMPIVIAVAVLILAALGYVLTSTRTGRYFYAVGGNERGAHFSGVNVRLVTILAYCLGSLLAGATGLLLTARVGSGEATLGSSMMLDSIAAAILAGVSLKGGSGRLSMVMTGALFLSVLANGLNLVRIDSRYQVILVGAIVIAAVALDNFKRMRSTSP from the coding sequence TTGAACACCCTCGTCCAAAACCGCACCATCAGGAGCAAGATCACAAGGCCTCCGGCCCTGCCACTTCTTCTTACCGCAACCTGCCTGCTATTCGCGCTCATCGAACCCAAATTCCTTCGGTTCGAGAACGTCATGAACATCCTGCGCAACACCTCCTATCTCTCGCTGGTGGCCGCCGGCCAGATGCTGGTGATCGTCGTCGGCGGCTTCGACATTTCCGTTGGTGCTGTCATCGCGCTCACAAGTGTCACGAGCACTATGTCGATGGTCTATTTCCTGGAGTTCATGCCTGATTTCGCGATCGCCGGCTTGGTGCTCGGCTGCCTCTCGGGCATGCTTGCCGCCGGCCTGATCGGCCTGGCGAACGGCGCGTGCGTCGCGATCCTGCGCGCACCGCCCTTCATCGTCACCATCGGCACGATGTCGATTGCCGCCGGCCTCGCGCAATTTCTGTCAGGCGGCACACCGCTCTACGGGCTTCCCGAGATCTTCACCGAAACGATAGGACGCGGACGATTCCACGGCATGCCGATCGTGATCGCGGTCGCCGTTCTCATTTTGGCCGCGCTCGGCTATGTGCTGACATCGACACGAACAGGCCGATATTTCTATGCCGTCGGCGGTAACGAACGCGGCGCGCATTTCTCCGGAGTCAACGTGCGGCTTGTCACCATCCTCGCCTATTGCCTGGGTAGCCTTCTTGCCGGGGCGACAGGACTGTTGCTCACCGCCCGCGTGGGATCGGGCGAGGCGACGCTTGGCAGTTCCATGATGCTCGACAGCATCGCGGCGGCCATCCTGGCGGGGGTATCTCTCAAGGGCGGTTCGGGCCGCCTTTCCATGGTGATGACGGGCGCGTTGTTCCTGTCGGTGCTCGCCAACGGCTTGAACCTTGTCCGCATTGACAGCCGATATCAGGTCATCCTGGTAGGGGCCATCGTCATTGCCGCGGTGGCGCTCGATAATTTCAAACGCATGCGGAGCACCAGCCCATGA